One stretch of Microvirga lotononidis DNA includes these proteins:
- a CDS encoding DUF2938 domain-containing protein encodes MIEFLYRSILIGIGATVIFDLWGLFLKHAFGLPGANWGPVGRWFCHLAGGRVYHEDIAKAPPFAYERAAGWIGHYAVGILFAAILLALAPTGWSRQPTLAPALIVGLVTVGAGWFLLQPGMGAGIAASKRPNANQIRALNIAGHIVFGLGLYASALLIR; translated from the coding sequence GTGATCGAGTTCCTTTACCGCTCCATCCTGATCGGGATTGGCGCAACGGTCATCTTCGACCTGTGGGGGCTGTTCCTGAAGCACGCTTTCGGGCTGCCGGGTGCGAATTGGGGACCGGTCGGCCGCTGGTTCTGTCACCTTGCCGGCGGCAGGGTCTATCACGAGGACATCGCCAAGGCCCCGCCCTTTGCTTATGAGAGGGCAGCGGGCTGGATCGGGCATTACGCGGTCGGCATCCTCTTTGCTGCCATCCTGCTGGCCCTTGCCCCCACCGGATGGTCCCGGCAACCGACCCTTGCGCCGGCCCTCATCGTCGGCTTGGTCACGGTCGGCGCGGGCTGGTTCCTGCTTCAGCCCGGGATGGGCGCCGGCATCGCCGCATCGAAACGGCCCAACGCCAACCAGATCAGGGCTCTCAACATCGCCGGCCACATCGTATTCGGGCTGGGCCTTTACGCGAGCGCGCTTCTGATCCGCTGA
- a CDS encoding M20/M25/M40 family metallo-hydrolase — MSQLDQVLSKIDSDLDASLERLFQWLKVPSISTDPAYKDHCRTAGQWLVDELKGIGVEASLRETGGHPVVLGHAGGDARLHVLFYGHYDVQPVDPLELWERPPFEPRIITLPDGRKAISARGSSDDKGQVLTFVEACRAWKAVTGSLPINITFLVEGAEEDGSKFLPEFIEANKAELKADVALVCDTGMWDQDTPAITSSLRGMVYEEVIVRCADRDLHSGSFGGAARNPIHVLSKIIAAIHDDNGRITIPDFYEGVPETPTQLLEQWKGLNLTEEEFLGQVGLKHSAGEKGRMLIEQIQSRPTCDVNGIIGGYTGEGTKTVIAAEARCKISFRLVGDQDPEKISANFQAFVRERIPADCSVEFIKHKGSRALALPHDFPAITAAKSALHDEWKKDPIVIGMGGSIPVGGDFKRTLGLDTLFVGFGLDDDRIHSPNEKYDLKSFHKGTRSWARILAALAK, encoded by the coding sequence ATGTCCCAGCTCGACCAAGTTCTCTCCAAAATCGATTCCGATCTCGACGCCTCCCTGGAGCGGCTGTTCCAGTGGTTGAAGGTTCCCTCCATCTCCACCGACCCGGCCTACAAGGATCACTGCCGCACCGCCGGGCAATGGCTGGTGGACGAGCTGAAGGGCATCGGCGTCGAGGCGTCCTTGCGCGAAACCGGCGGGCATCCGGTGGTGCTCGGACATGCCGGCGGCGACGCGAGGCTGCACGTGCTCTTCTACGGCCATTACGACGTTCAGCCGGTCGATCCGCTGGAGCTGTGGGAACGGCCGCCCTTCGAACCGCGCATCATCACGCTGCCGGATGGGCGCAAGGCGATCAGCGCCCGCGGATCCTCCGACGACAAGGGGCAGGTGCTGACCTTCGTCGAGGCCTGCCGTGCCTGGAAGGCCGTGACGGGTTCGCTGCCGATCAACATCACGTTCCTCGTCGAGGGCGCGGAAGAGGACGGCTCCAAGTTCCTGCCCGAATTCATCGAGGCCAACAAGGCCGAGCTGAAGGCCGACGTGGCCCTCGTCTGCGATACCGGCATGTGGGATCAGGACACCCCCGCCATCACGTCTTCCCTCCGCGGCATGGTCTACGAGGAAGTGATCGTGCGCTGCGCGGACCGCGACCTGCATTCCGGCTCCTTCGGCGGCGCCGCGCGCAATCCGATCCACGTGCTGTCGAAGATCATCGCGGCCATCCACGACGACAATGGCCGCATCACGATTCCGGATTTCTACGAGGGCGTGCCGGAAACGCCGACGCAGCTTCTGGAGCAGTGGAAGGGTCTCAATCTCACCGAGGAGGAGTTCCTCGGCCAGGTCGGCCTGAAGCATTCCGCCGGCGAGAAGGGCCGCATGCTCATCGAGCAGATCCAGTCGCGTCCCACCTGCGATGTGAACGGCATCATCGGCGGCTATACGGGCGAGGGCACCAAGACCGTGATCGCCGCCGAGGCGCGCTGCAAGATTTCCTTCCGGCTCGTGGGCGACCAGGATCCGGAGAAGATCTCGGCGAACTTCCAGGCCTTCGTGCGCGAGCGCATCCCGGCGGATTGCTCCGTGGAGTTCATCAAGCACAAGGGCTCCCGCGCCCTGGCGCTCCCGCACGATTTCCCTGCGATCACGGCGGCGAAATCGGCCCTGCACGACGAGTGGAAGAAGGATCCCATCGTCATCGGCATGGGCGGTTCGATCCCGGTCGGCGGCGACTTCAAGCGCACGCTCGGCCTCGACACCCTCTTCGTCGGCTTCGGCCTCGACGACGACCGCATCCATTCGCCGAACGAGAAGTACGACCTCAAGAGCTTCCACAAAGGCACCCGCTCCTGGGCGCGAATCCTGGCGGCCCTGGCGAAGTAA
- a CDS encoding superoxide dismutase — protein sequence MSFTLPELPYAYDALQPYMSKETLEFHHDKHHAAYVNTGNNLLKGTEFEGKSVEEVVKGSYGKNQALFNNAGQHYNHIHFWLWMKPNGGGALPGKLEKKIIEDLGSVDKMKEDFIQAGVGQFGSGWAWLAVKDGKIAIMKTPNGENPLVHGAQPILGCDVWEHSYYIDYRNRRPDYLKAFLDNLVNWEHVEEMFENATK from the coding sequence ATGTCGTTCACCCTGCCCGAACTGCCTTACGCCTATGATGCCCTGCAGCCCTACATGTCGAAGGAAACGCTCGAGTTTCACCACGACAAGCATCACGCTGCTTACGTCAACACCGGCAACAACCTGCTGAAAGGCACGGAATTCGAGGGCAAAAGCGTCGAGGAGGTCGTGAAAGGCTCCTACGGCAAGAACCAGGCCCTCTTCAACAATGCCGGCCAGCACTACAACCACATCCACTTCTGGCTCTGGATGAAGCCCAATGGCGGCGGCGCCCTCCCGGGCAAGCTCGAGAAGAAGATCATCGAGGACCTCGGCTCGGTCGACAAGATGAAGGAAGACTTCATCCAGGCCGGCGTCGGCCAGTTCGGCTCAGGCTGGGCCTGGCTCGCCGTGAAGGACGGCAAGATTGCGATCATGAAGACCCCGAACGGCGAGAACCCGCTCGTGCATGGCGCCCAGCCGATCCTCGGCTGCGACGTGTGGGAACACTCCTACTACATCGATTACCGCAACCGCCGTCCCGACTATCTCAAGGCCTTCCTCGACAATCTCGTGAACTGGGAACACGTCGAGGAGATGTTCGAGAACGCGACCAAGTAA
- a CDS encoding ChbG/HpnK family deacetylase — MSSFRSVILCADDFGIADGVSRGIVELAGMGRLSATGAMTNMPGWRRAAASLTPLRDRMAVGLHLNLTTGSPLGPMLLLAPSGGFPSLKELLPKALKRRLPAAEIAAEIGRQLDAFEEVFGAAPAFVDGHQHVHVLPVVRPALFAVLKARGYAGRVWLRDPSDRAAAILRRPIGRNKALIVKSLARGFARKAHAEGFRTNQGFSGFAPLDLSVSAARVFEEAFSGLGARPLVMCHPGYVDDELRSLDPALESRIEELTYLKSDAFSELLEQRGLRLAQTFSQ; from the coding sequence ATGAGTTCCTTCCGTTCCGTCATACTTTGCGCCGACGATTTCGGCATCGCCGATGGGGTCAGCCGGGGCATCGTGGAGCTGGCCGGGATGGGGCGTCTGTCCGCCACCGGGGCCATGACCAACATGCCGGGCTGGCGCCGGGCGGCGGCGAGCCTGACGCCTCTTCGGGACCGGATGGCCGTGGGGCTGCACCTCAATCTCACGACGGGCTCGCCCTTGGGGCCGATGCTGCTTCTGGCCCCGTCGGGAGGTTTTCCTTCCCTGAAGGAGCTGCTGCCCAAGGCCTTGAAACGACGGTTGCCCGCCGCCGAAATCGCCGCGGAAATCGGCCGCCAGCTCGATGCGTTCGAGGAGGTCTTCGGGGCGGCGCCCGCTTTCGTGGACGGGCATCAGCATGTCCACGTGCTCCCCGTCGTCAGGCCGGCCCTGTTCGCTGTCCTGAAGGCGAGGGGCTATGCGGGCCGCGTCTGGCTGCGCGATCCCTCGGACCGGGCCGCGGCGATCCTGCGCCGTCCGATCGGACGCAACAAAGCTTTGATCGTCAAATCCCTCGCCCGCGGCTTCGCCCGCAAAGCCCATGCGGAGGGGTTCCGGACGAACCAGGGCTTTTCAGGTTTCGCCCCGCTGGATCTTTCGGTTTCGGCGGCCAGGGTCTTCGAGGAAGCCTTCTCAGGCCTCGGGGCCCGCCCCCTCGTCATGTGCCATCCGGGCTATGTGGATGACGAGTTGAGATCGCTGGATCCCGCGCTGGAGAGCAGGATCGAGGAGTTGACCTATCTGAAATCGGACGCTTTCTCCGAACTGCTGGAGCAGCGTGGGTTGAGGCTCGCTCAGACGTTCTCGCAATGA
- a CDS encoding glycosyltransferase family 2 protein — translation MASPQLSVIIPVHNEGANIAPLCERLLPILNRITSVWEVVFVDDGSRDDTLERIREVSRAEPRVGAVSFSRNFGKEIAIAAGLDHAQGDAVVIMDADLQHPPEMIETFVERWREGYMMVYGQRTDRSDETRVKRGFAHLFYQLFARFGEIALPEGAGDFRLIDRKGVEVLRTLGEKARFSKGLYAWIGFKATGVPFVVEERRFGTSKWSFRKLFRFAFDGIAAFSTVPLRIWTYIGFLISILSIATAVFFMIRTLLFGTDLPGFPSLIVSIMFFSGIQLMSLGIVGEYVGRIFAEVKRRPLYVVAERIGGAAEVSSSIVPEAYPLRRA, via the coding sequence GTGGCGTCGCCTCAGCTCAGTGTCATCATCCCCGTGCACAACGAGGGCGCGAACATCGCCCCTCTGTGCGAGCGCCTGCTCCCCATCCTCAACCGGATCACGTCGGTCTGGGAGGTGGTTTTCGTCGATGACGGCAGCCGGGACGACACCCTGGAGAGGATCAGGGAGGTCAGCCGCGCCGAGCCACGTGTCGGCGCCGTCTCCTTCAGCCGCAATTTCGGCAAGGAAATCGCCATCGCGGCCGGGCTCGACCACGCCCAGGGCGACGCGGTGGTGATCATGGACGCGGACCTGCAGCACCCGCCGGAGATGATCGAGACCTTCGTCGAACGTTGGCGGGAAGGCTACATGATGGTCTACGGCCAGCGCACGGACCGGTCCGACGAGACCCGGGTCAAGCGAGGCTTCGCCCACCTGTTCTACCAGCTCTTCGCCCGGTTCGGCGAAATCGCCCTCCCCGAAGGCGCCGGCGATTTCCGCCTCATCGACCGCAAGGGCGTCGAGGTGTTGCGGACCCTCGGCGAAAAGGCCCGGTTCTCCAAGGGCCTCTATGCCTGGATCGGCTTCAAGGCGACCGGCGTCCCGTTCGTCGTGGAGGAGCGCCGCTTCGGCACCTCGAAATGGAGCTTCAGGAAGCTCTTCCGATTCGCCTTCGACGGCATCGCCGCCTTCTCGACGGTCCCGTTGAGGATCTGGACCTATATCGGCTTCCTGATCTCGATCCTGTCGATCGCCACCGCCGTGTTCTTCATGATCCGCACGCTCCTGTTCGGCACAGACCTTCCGGGCTTCCCGAGCCTGATCGTCTCGATCATGTTCTTCTCCGGCATCCAGCTCATGTCGCTGGGCATCGTGGGCGAATATGTCGGTCGCATCTTCGCCGAGGTGAAGCGACGGCCGCTCTACGTGGTGGCGGAGCGGATCGGCGGCGCGGCGGAAGTCTCGAGCAGCATCGTTCCGGAAGCCTATCCCCTGCGCCGGGCCTGA
- a CDS encoding esterase-like activity of phytase family protein has translation MSVRLLAALPLTVLLGTSALAQQQFPAVLAGHAVLPALSFVDAPADAPADLKVSGKFTTGKRIDALGTVEGTSGDRPTGVKLPFKGQPLQGHSGIKSMGDGTFWVITDNGFGSKATSPDSMLYLNRHRIDWNKGSVERLETVFLHDPDKKVPFRIANEATEKRYLTGSDFDIESFQPIGDKLWIAEEFGPYLIKADRSGKVEAVFETIIDGKPARSPDHYAVTTPAAPNGTVNFNIRRSKGYEGMAASKDGKFLYALLEGPVWDAEKKQWEAVDGREYLRILEFDVAGEKWTGRHWKYVLDQNGLAIGDFNMIDGTTGLIIERDNGEGTADKACPQGEKRPDCFQDVAKFKRIVKIELSDANVGNPVRKIGYVDLMQIADPNKKARKPLNDNVLTFPFFTIENVDVVDERHIIVGNDNNLPFSSSREPTKQDDNEFVLLDVADLLKAK, from the coding sequence ATGTCCGTCCGACTTCTCGCGGCGCTGCCGCTGACCGTGCTGCTCGGGACAAGCGCCCTCGCGCAGCAGCAATTCCCCGCCGTCCTCGCAGGACATGCCGTGCTGCCCGCTCTGAGCTTCGTCGATGCTCCCGCGGACGCGCCGGCCGACCTGAAGGTTTCCGGCAAGTTCACGACCGGCAAGCGCATCGACGCGCTCGGCACCGTCGAGGGCACCTCGGGCGACCGTCCGACCGGCGTGAAGCTGCCCTTCAAGGGACAGCCGCTCCAGGGCCATTCCGGCATCAAGTCCATGGGCGACGGGACCTTCTGGGTGATCACCGACAACGGGTTCGGATCCAAGGCCACGTCGCCGGATTCGATGCTCTACCTCAACCGCCATCGCATCGACTGGAACAAGGGTTCGGTCGAGCGCTTGGAGACGGTGTTCCTGCACGATCCGGACAAGAAGGTCCCGTTCCGCATCGCCAACGAGGCGACCGAGAAGCGCTATCTCACGGGCTCGGACTTCGACATCGAGAGCTTCCAGCCCATCGGCGACAAGCTCTGGATCGCCGAGGAGTTCGGTCCCTACCTGATCAAGGCCGACCGCTCGGGCAAGGTCGAAGCCGTGTTCGAGACGATCATCGACGGCAAGCCCGCGCGCTCGCCCGATCATTATGCCGTGACGACGCCGGCGGCTCCCAATGGAACCGTCAATTTCAACATCCGTCGCTCCAAGGGCTATGAGGGCATGGCCGCCTCCAAGGACGGCAAGTTCCTCTACGCGCTTCTCGAAGGCCCGGTCTGGGACGCCGAGAAGAAGCAGTGGGAGGCCGTCGACGGGCGCGAATACCTGCGCATCCTCGAATTCGATGTGGCGGGCGAGAAGTGGACCGGCCGTCACTGGAAATACGTTCTCGACCAGAACGGCCTCGCCATCGGCGATTTCAACATGATCGACGGCACTACGGGTCTCATCATCGAGCGCGACAACGGCGAGGGCACGGCGGACAAGGCCTGCCCGCAGGGCGAGAAGCGTCCCGACTGCTTCCAGGACGTCGCGAAGTTCAAGCGCATCGTGAAGATCGAGCTGTCGGACGCCAATGTGGGCAACCCGGTCCGCAAGATCGGCTATGTCGACCTGATGCAGATCGCCGATCCGAACAAGAAGGCCCGCAAGCCTCTCAACGACAATGTGCTGACTTTCCCGTTCTTCACGATCGAGAACGTGGACGTGGTCGACGAGCGCCACATCATCGTCGGCAACGACAACAATCTTCCCTTCTCCTCGAGCCGCGAGCCTACCAAGCAGGACGACAACGAATTCGTCCTGCTCGACGTAGCTGACCTGCTGAAGGCGAAGTGA
- a CDS encoding DUF1194 domain-containing protein: MRSVLTGLVAISFMTAPALAETVDLELVFAADGSGSIDDAELRLQRQGWAEALTSADVLNGIKDGPIGAVAVAFMEWGGPSSQVLIVDWHVIRDEASAKAFADRLMSAPRGAYGYNSISNAIDFSVRLVETNVHEGTRKVIDVSGDGPNMNGRSLEQARADALAKGFTINALAIRRPGSGRPGGPGGMALEDYYGQSVIGGPGSFVEIADETRPFAVAARRKLLTEIAGTGGTSRHASR, encoded by the coding sequence ATGCGATCCGTTCTGACAGGCCTTGTTGCAATCTCGTTCATGACCGCGCCGGCCTTGGCCGAAACCGTCGACCTGGAACTGGTCTTCGCCGCCGACGGGTCGGGCTCCATCGACGATGCGGAACTGCGTCTCCAGCGCCAGGGCTGGGCTGAGGCCCTCACGAGTGCCGATGTCCTCAACGGGATCAAGGATGGACCCATCGGGGCCGTTGCCGTGGCCTTCATGGAATGGGGCGGGCCGAGCTCCCAGGTGCTCATCGTCGACTGGCACGTGATCCGCGACGAGGCGAGCGCGAAGGCGTTCGCCGACAGGCTCATGAGCGCGCCGCGAGGCGCCTATGGCTACAACTCCATCTCCAATGCCATCGACTTCTCCGTCCGTCTCGTCGAGACCAACGTCCATGAGGGCACGCGCAAGGTCATCGACGTGTCGGGCGACGGCCCGAACATGAACGGCCGGTCACTGGAGCAGGCGAGGGCGGATGCGCTGGCCAAGGGCTTCACCATCAACGCGCTGGCGATCCGCCGCCCCGGCAGCGGCCGCCCGGGCGGGCCCGGCGGGATGGCGCTGGAGGATTATTACGGTCAGAGCGTCATTGGCGGCCCCGGTTCCTTCGTCGAGATCGCCGACGAGACGCGGCCCTTTGCCGTGGCCGCCCGCCGCAAGCTGCTGACGGAGATCGCCGGAACGGGCGGCACCTCCCGTCACGCGAGCCGGTGA
- the murJ gene encoding murein biosynthesis integral membrane protein MurJ has protein sequence MFRKILSVGGWTLVSRLTGFIRDVVLAAVMGVGPIADAFFVAFRIPNHFRAIFGEGAFNNAFLPAYAQVLETEGERSAHSFASRITTLMLVVQLALLAVAFFAMPWVVTLLAPGFSDEPAKFDLAVALTRITFPYLLFITIVTIYSGILNAHDRFWAAAAAPILLNVAMIVALAVVFLFPNAGYAAAWGVTVSGALQLIMVWWDARKIASSPGLERPRMDAPMKTFFKALGPAVIGSAGVQLAIFADTIIASFLPTGAVSSLYYADRLYQLPLGVIGIAAGTVLLPEMSRRIAAGDEAGAYAAQNRTAALTLALAAPFLVAFMVMPELIMSALFQRGAFDAAATERAGAVLAAYGLGLPAAVLIRSAVSSFYARSDTATPLIASLTAVGVNVIVKIMLMQTYGVVGLALGTAIGVWVNLGLLFILAYRRGWTAPSAALGKTCLAIAVASLLLTAFAWFAPGPIAGWTVQLPAWRNETLLALLGAIGALIYGVVLLAGLKAIGVRLSRR, from the coding sequence ATGTTCCGCAAGATTCTCTCCGTCGGAGGCTGGACGCTGGTCTCGCGCCTGACCGGCTTCATTCGCGACGTGGTGCTTGCGGCCGTGATGGGCGTCGGCCCCATCGCCGATGCGTTCTTCGTGGCCTTCCGCATCCCCAACCATTTCCGGGCCATCTTCGGCGAGGGCGCGTTCAACAACGCGTTCTTGCCGGCCTATGCGCAGGTTCTCGAAACGGAAGGCGAGCGATCCGCCCATTCCTTCGCAAGCCGCATCACGACCCTGATGCTGGTCGTGCAGCTCGCGCTCCTCGCCGTGGCCTTCTTCGCCATGCCCTGGGTCGTGACTCTCCTCGCACCCGGGTTTTCGGACGAGCCGGCCAAGTTCGACCTCGCGGTGGCCCTGACGCGGATCACCTTTCCCTACCTGCTCTTCATCACCATCGTGACGATCTATTCGGGCATCCTCAATGCCCATGACCGGTTCTGGGCGGCCGCGGCGGCTCCGATCCTGCTCAACGTCGCCATGATCGTGGCCCTTGCGGTCGTCTTCCTGTTCCCCAATGCCGGCTATGCGGCCGCCTGGGGCGTGACGGTTTCCGGCGCGCTGCAGCTCATCATGGTCTGGTGGGATGCCCGGAAGATCGCGTCCTCTCCCGGACTTGAGCGTCCCCGCATGGATGCTCCGATGAAGACCTTCTTCAAGGCCCTCGGGCCTGCCGTCATCGGGTCCGCCGGCGTCCAGCTCGCCATCTTCGCCGACACGATCATCGCGTCCTTCCTGCCGACCGGTGCGGTCTCCTCCCTCTATTATGCGGACCGGCTCTACCAGCTGCCCCTCGGCGTGATCGGCATCGCGGCCGGCACCGTGCTCCTGCCCGAGATGAGCCGCCGCATCGCGGCCGGCGACGAGGCGGGAGCCTATGCGGCGCAGAACCGGACCGCGGCCCTGACACTGGCGCTCGCGGCCCCGTTTCTCGTCGCCTTCATGGTCATGCCGGAGCTCATCATGTCGGCCCTGTTCCAGCGCGGCGCGTTCGATGCCGCAGCGACCGAGCGGGCCGGCGCCGTCCTGGCGGCTTACGGCCTGGGACTTCCCGCCGCGGTGCTGATCCGGTCCGCGGTGTCGAGCTTCTACGCCCGATCCGACACGGCCACGCCGCTGATCGCGTCGCTGACGGCGGTCGGCGTCAACGTCATCGTCAAGATCATGCTCATGCAGACCTACGGCGTGGTCGGCCTGGCCCTCGGCACGGCCATCGGCGTCTGGGTCAATCTGGGCCTGCTCTTCATCCTGGCCTATCGCCGCGGGTGGACGGCACCGAGCGCTGCGCTCGGCAAGACGTGCCTTGCCATCGCCGTGGCCAGCCTCCTCCTCACCGCGTTCGCCTGGTTTGCTCCCGGGCCCATTGCCGGATGGACCGTCCAGCTCCCGGCCTGGCGGAACGAGACCCTTCTTGCCCTGCTCGGCGCGATCGGTGCGCTGATCTATGGCGTCGTTCTGCTCGCCGGGCTCAAGGCGATAGGGGTCAGGCTGTCCAGACGCTGA
- a CDS encoding haloacid dehalogenase type II encodes MSATIIPARAEAVIFDAYGTLFDVHSAVARHMAEIGPDATRFSEIWRAKQLEYSWVLSLAGRYETFWGLTEKALDHAFARCPDVDPSIRPRLLEAYRSLDAYPEVREALRALHRQGLRTGILSNGDPDMLEAAVESAGLADDLDVVLSVDAAQVFKTSPRAYELVLRALPLKAHEVVFVSSNRWDIAGAAAFGFTPVWVNRLGLPDEYADLAPSAVIGSLSELR; translated from the coding sequence ATGTCCGCGACGATCATCCCTGCCCGTGCCGAAGCCGTCATCTTCGATGCCTACGGAACCTTGTTCGACGTTCATTCCGCCGTCGCCCGCCATATGGCCGAGATCGGTCCGGATGCGACGCGCTTCTCGGAGATCTGGCGCGCGAAGCAGCTCGAATATTCCTGGGTGCTTTCCCTCGCCGGGCGCTACGAGACATTCTGGGGCTTGACCGAGAAAGCCCTCGACCATGCCTTCGCCCGCTGTCCGGATGTCGATCCTTCGATCAGGCCGCGCCTGCTCGAGGCCTATCGCAGCCTGGACGCCTATCCGGAGGTGCGAGAGGCGTTGCGCGCATTACACAGGCAGGGCCTGCGGACGGGCATCCTGTCGAACGGCGATCCGGACATGTTGGAAGCCGCCGTCGAATCCGCAGGCCTTGCCGATGACCTCGACGTGGTCCTGTCGGTCGATGCCGCGCAGGTGTTCAAGACGAGCCCACGCGCCTACGAGCTTGTTCTCCGGGCGCTGCCGCTCAAGGCCCACGAAGTCGTCTTCGTCTCCTCGAACCGCTGGGACATCGCGGGAGCCGCCGCCTTCGGCTTCACGCCCGTCTGGGTGAACCGGCTCGGATTGCCGGACGAGTATGCGGACCTGGCCCCGAGCGCGGTGATCGGATCGCTGAGCGAACTCCGTTAG
- a CDS encoding branched-chain amino acid aminotransferase — MAWYSQTWNWFDGAWHEGNPPLIGPRSHVSWLGSSVFDGARVFEGVAPDLDRHCERVNRSAPTIGLKPTMDAQAIMDLVREGVKKFAPGTALYVKPMYWGEAEGLATIAPDPESTQFCLSLFEAPMPVPGGLSVMKSSFRRPTLESMPTDAKAGALYPNNARVLREAKEKGFDNALVCDALGNVAETGTSNVFMAKGGVVHTPYPNGTFLNGITRQRVIQLLRDDGTTVVEGTLRYEDFANADEIFISGNYSKVMPVLRIDGRDLQPGPFYRRARELYWAFAHDKGLLKAA; from the coding sequence GTGGCTTGGTATTCGCAGACCTGGAACTGGTTCGACGGCGCATGGCATGAGGGCAATCCGCCCCTGATCGGGCCGCGCTCCCACGTATCCTGGCTCGGCTCCTCCGTGTTCGACGGCGCACGCGTGTTCGAAGGCGTCGCGCCGGATCTCGACCGGCATTGCGAGCGCGTCAACCGCTCGGCACCCACGATCGGGCTGAAGCCCACCATGGACGCCCAGGCCATCATGGATCTCGTCCGCGAGGGCGTGAAGAAGTTCGCGCCGGGGACCGCGCTCTACGTGAAGCCCATGTATTGGGGCGAGGCCGAGGGCCTGGCGACCATCGCGCCGGATCCGGAATCGACCCAGTTCTGCCTCTCGCTCTTCGAGGCACCGATGCCGGTGCCGGGCGGCCTGTCCGTCATGAAGTCGAGCTTCCGCCGGCCGACGCTCGAATCCATGCCGACCGATGCGAAGGCGGGCGCGCTCTATCCGAACAATGCCCGCGTGCTCCGCGAGGCGAAGGAGAAGGGCTTCGACAACGCGCTTGTCTGCGATGCTCTCGGCAACGTGGCCGAGACCGGCACGTCGAACGTGTTCATGGCCAAGGGCGGCGTGGTCCATACGCCATACCCGAACGGCACGTTCCTGAACGGCATCACCCGTCAGCGCGTGATCCAGCTCCTGCGCGACGACGGCACGACCGTGGTCGAGGGAACGCTGCGCTACGAGGATTTCGCCAATGCGGACGAGATCTTCATCTCCGGCAACTATTCCAAGGTGATGCCGGTTCTGCGCATCGACGGCCGCGACCTCCAGCCGGGTCCGTTCTACCGCCGGGCGCGCGAGCTCTACTGGGCCTTCGCCCATGACAAGGGCCTCCTCAAGGCGGCCTGA
- a CDS encoding adenylate/guanylate cyclase domain-containing protein — protein MANLEDWIIEQGLRGSDVGSLLSGFTERLEAEGVPLARAYVALPTVNPTIRVYTHVWTRSAGLMVEGVSHERNDLAFDRSPFNYMMQTEQTSCHWRVDDPEARQFDAFEDVRREGGTDYLARLFSFENAGAPGLRGIGISFSSARPEGLRPEEVARIDALLPLLSLAAYRMTVFDLTVAMLDTYVGLSAGRRVLSGEIRRGFGTTITAALLFADLRGFTTLADTAGMDLIARLDRHLEAMADPVAEEGGEVLKFMGDGVLAAFPITEERSREQACAAAIRAAQVALERNAETNRRHAGETPLSLDIALHCGDVFYGNIGAAGRLDFTVIGPAVNEVSRMEALCNSLDCSVILSESVASVSPVPVRSLGRHRLRGIAAERELFTFASVSVWTA, from the coding sequence ATGGCGAATCTCGAAGACTGGATCATCGAACAGGGCCTGCGGGGATCGGATGTCGGTTCACTGCTCTCGGGCTTCACCGAGCGCCTGGAGGCCGAGGGGGTGCCGTTGGCGCGAGCCTACGTCGCACTGCCGACCGTCAATCCGACCATCCGGGTCTACACCCATGTCTGGACCCGCTCGGCCGGACTGATGGTCGAGGGCGTTTCCCATGAACGCAATGACCTTGCCTTCGACCGGAGCCCCTTCAACTACATGATGCAGACCGAGCAGACGAGCTGCCACTGGCGGGTCGACGATCCGGAGGCTCGGCAATTCGACGCGTTCGAGGATGTTAGGCGCGAGGGTGGGACCGATTATCTGGCACGCCTCTTCAGCTTCGAGAACGCCGGCGCCCCGGGCCTGAGGGGCATCGGGATCTCCTTCTCCTCGGCCCGTCCCGAAGGTCTCCGGCCCGAGGAGGTCGCGCGGATCGACGCCCTTCTGCCGCTGCTGAGCCTTGCCGCCTATCGCATGACGGTCTTCGACCTCACGGTGGCGATGCTCGACACCTATGTGGGGCTCTCCGCCGGCCGGCGTGTCCTGAGCGGCGAGATCCGGCGCGGCTTCGGCACGACCATCACGGCGGCGCTCCTCTTCGCTGACCTGCGCGGCTTCACCACCCTGGCCGATACGGCCGGAATGGACCTGATCGCCCGGTTGGACAGGCACCTCGAAGCCATGGCCGATCCCGTGGCCGAGGAGGGCGGCGAGGTGCTCAAGTTCATGGGCGACGGCGTCCTGGCGGCCTTTCCGATCACCGAGGAACGCTCCCGCGAGCAGGCCTGCGCGGCGGCCATCCGGGCCGCGCAGGTGGCGCTGGAGCGCAATGCCGAGACCAACCGGCGCCATGCCGGCGAGACCCCGCTCAGCCTCGACATCGCGCTCCATTGCGGCGATGTGTTCTACGGCAATATCGGGGCGGCCGGGCGTCTGGATTTCACGGTGATCGGGCCCGCCGTCAATGAGGTCAGCCGCATGGAGGCCCTCTGCAACAGCCTCGACTGCTCCGTGATCCTGTCCGAAAGCGTCGCTTCGGTGAGCCCCGTCCCCGTGCGCTCTCTGGGCCGTCACCGCCTGCGGGGCATCGCGGCAGAGCGGGAACTCTTCACCTTCGCGTCCGTCAGCGTCTGGACAGCCTGA